The DNA region CAAATGATGGAATTCGTTCTCGCAGCAGATCGACTATCTCTATGTTATTTTTCATTCGTTATTAACTCTTAATGTACATATCACATCGGCTTGAATAAATCGTAGTGTGCTAGTTCAATAATGAAAAGCATATCATTATTAAACGTTAATCGATTGAGACATTAAACTCAAAGCAATTAACGTTTACTTAGCAACCTATAAGCCTTGCTGATACTGGGCGTTAGTTGAGATTGTCACCAGTTGGTTTAACTCTACTTTAGATTCGCTAACGCCTTTAAGTACGTTTTCGAAATGGGTAACTAGCTGAGTTTTATCTATTTCAGCTTTTGATCCAGACCCAATGTTGGTGAGGTCGATAAAGAACTCATCAAATAAGTGCGATAAATCTTCAACGGCTTCGATGTTTAAGAACTGCTCGTGGTTATAAATACTTGGGTAACCACCTTTTTGCTTGTCTACCGCAAATGAAATGCCTTTCACATTCGTGATAGTCGTGGCTTTCTCACATTTAAGCATGCAACCATCTTCAATACTGGGTTTACTACAACCGACTGTTTGCTGGAAAAAGCATTGTCGGCTAGTCATCATCAAAATGGGATGATAGATGCTATAAAGCAGTTTGAAGTTTTCTGGTCTGGCGATATTTTTAATTTGATTACGGTTAATTTCGTTCGAAATAAATGCGCCAGCACAATTTAATTGTTCTTGTAATGTAAGCAAGGCATACGAGTTAGTAGTGTTTAAAAACGGTCCAGCAATCCATTCAATGCCCATTTCATAGGCTTTAAACGCAACGCCAGTATTATTGGTCACGATACGTTTAGGCTTAACCACTTCTAACACTCTTACCGCTTCGATGTAATCTTTACCAATGAGCACGGCCGGAAACCACGGAATAAGCGTTGGATTACGCAAGAAAACATCAATGTACTTGTCATCATTTTTCTTAAAACTTTCTGGCAACTTGAAGTAAATATCAGCGTCGGTAACATCGCACAAGTTGACATCTTTTTCGTCACTAATAAGCAAAGACAATGTTGGTGTGTCGGTCACTTTAGGATGCTTAGGTAACTTAGGTAAGGTGACTGCGCCTATGTATTCTCTTTGTGTTAGCTGTAATAGCAATTGATTTTTAAGCTGAGTTAATTGACTGAACGGTAAGCTTAAATCTGTACCTAAGTTGTCAAAGTTGAATGCTTGTAACAGGTAGCCAGTGCTTTTTAAGCTTTTAAAGCGTTTCTCAATAGCCGCTTCGTCAACACGAGACTCGGTTGCTTGCGTTAATGTGATTGTTGATTCAATCACAAAATGTTGATCTGGTGTGGTTACCGTTATCGTCAAAGGTTGATTTACTTGGCCTGCAAATGCGAGGGTTAATTCTGGCTTTGCAATACTAAGATGATTAATCTTTTCTGCTACCAACTGAACAATGGCATCTTTTTCTGATGACAATGTTTGTTGTGCTTCTTGTATTTGCACCACAGATATTGCGTTACTTTTATCGTTAGCATGTTTAAAGCTGTTATCGCGTGGGTTATCGATAAACATGTCTTTGGTGAGATTACCCTTTAAAAAAGAGTTGGTAAAATCACGATTAAACACTTTGTGCAAGCTCGAGTCATCGGCCAGTAATCTACCTGTGTCGATAAATTGGTCAATCTGTTTGCGCCAAGTGTCTACCACTGTGTGAACGTATTGAGCGCCTTTAATACGCCCTTCAATTTTAAGTGAATCAACACCTGCATCAACCAGTTCAGGTAAGTCAAAGTAGGCTGAGTTGTCTTTTAAATTAAGGGGAAACTTGTTACCAGCTGCGGTGATTTCATATTCATCACGACATGCTTGGCTGCAGCGGCCACGGTTACCTGAATTGCCGACACTAACAGAACTTGAATAACATTGGCCAGAGAAGGCAATGCATAATGCGCCATGAACAAACACTTCGGTAAGCACATCATGATCGTGGGCTAGGGTGGTCAAGCTTTTAATTTCGCCAAGGTTTAGTTCGCGCGACAAGTTGACTCGAGTTGCACCAATTTTAGCTAAAAAGGCAATTTGACCTTCGTTATGGGTCGTCAGCTGAGTAGAAGCATGTATCGCTAAACTTGGGAAATGCTTGCTCACTAAGTTAAATAAACCTAGGTCTTGTACGATTATGCCGTCAATGCCGGTATTCACCAGTTGATTGAGTAACTTGACCAATGTAGGCACTTCGTTTTCTAGAATAACGATATTCATGGTAAGAAACACTTCACACTGGTATTGATGAGCGAGCGCAATAACACCAATTAAGTCATCGAAGGATAGGTTAGCGGCTCGATTGCGGGCGTTGAAGGTATCTAAGCCACAATAAACGGCATTTGCACCGGCAATTATCGCTGCTTTGATCGCATCGACATCTCCACCAGGTGCCAATAATTCGATTTTTCTATTCATGATATTTTCGCTATTTTTATTCGTTAAATATAAATTTTAGGACGCGAGTTTACGTGTATCTGTTGCTGATTACTATTTTATATCAGCTTAAGTTAATAAACGGTTTGTAAACAATCCCTTGTATTACTCACTGGCTCGCATTGACTTGCAATAAGACGGTTATTTTATCTCATCTAATACCCAATCGGCTATCCCTAGCTGAGGTTAACTAAAATACAAATGCGTTTCATTTACTCATCATGGTTAATAAGCGCTATATCAGATAACTATTAAAACCGTTCTGGCATAAGTGGGCTATGGAAATAGTGAAATTTCAAAGGTACTGAATATGATGATTTTGTTAGGAAGGTATAGCCATCAGAGCGGAGTCTGTATTTTAAAATGGTACTAGTGAACTGTGTTGCTAAAAATGAGTTGTGAGAACGCAATTTATGCGTTGAGGGTTTATCGCTTGTTTCTGACATTTTAGTGGATGTAGATATTGTCAGTAGCGGGGCAAATCTAAACATTAAGGTTAATAGTGTTAGTTGTAAAAGTAGCAATGCTGAACGAAAACCTATTAACGATGTGTGGGTATTAATAGGTTTGCGTCAGCTATAGTCTATGCAAAAGGAACAGAGAACTACCCCTTTTACATCAACTATAATCTCAACTTTTCATTTGTAATCACTACAGATGAAAGATTGAATTGATTATTTCTCTAGTTTAACAAAATAATCAAAGATTTCAGGAACATTACCGTTACCTAAGCCTGCGTCAAATGCAGCTTGAAGGTTCGCGGAAGAGCCTTCTGCAATCTTAGATTCTGTACCTAAGTCATCAACCATCTTAAGGAAATAGCCAAGATCTTTGTTGGCATTGGCAATAGAGAAGCCTAAGTCGCTAACACCGTCAACGGCGTAGTTTTTACAGAACTTCATGAAAGGCGAGTTTGACGGACCAGCTGACATGATGTCGAAAAGTTGCTGACGGTCAACACCTGCAAGATCTGCTACAGCAAAAGCTTGAGACATAGCACAAACCGTGGTCATACCCATGAAGTTATTGATAAGTTTAGTTGTGTGACCAGCACCAAGAGCACCTAAATGGAATACATTCTCGCCTTGCTCATCCAATACTGGTTTAACTTTGTTGAAAGTCTCAATATCGCCAGCAGCCATAATGTTAAGTAAACCGTCTTTTGCATGAGCAGGTGTACGGCCAAGCGGGGCATCTATCATGCCTGCGCCTTTCTTAGCGAGGTCTGCACCAATCTTACGAGTAGAGGCTGGGATTGATGTACCGAAATCAATGAGTACCGAACCCTCTTTGATGCCGGCTAAGATACCGTCTTCAGCATAAACAAGCTTTTCTACAACAGCGGAAGTCGTGAGACAAAGCATAACTATGTCACTGTTTGCTGCAAGTTCTTTTGCTGAGCTAACGGCTTTAGCGCCGCGAGCAACACAAGTGGCAACAGCGTCTTTGTTAAGATCCATTACATTTAGCTGGTAACCTCTTTTTTGTAAGTTCTCAACCATATTGCCGCCCATAAGACCAAGGCCGATGAAACCGATGACTGGTTTTGTCATATTTAACTCCTAAATATATTGGTTGTGCTTATCTGAGTAATAAACATCTCTTACTTAATAAATCGGTGAGAGATGTTTTTAATAAATAATCGATTATAAAAATGCAATTAATCCGCTTAATAACCTGTCTTACAAAATGGTAGTTAATGCATACCAAATTGTCAACCAATTTGATTCTTTTTGACTTACCAAATTGTAATTAGCTTTGCGGGTAGATGTATTTACTGAAAAACCAATTTTTGTTTATATTCAATTAAAGGGTATTGCCCTTATTGAAAAAGATTAACAATTGTTGAAATTGGCTGCTTGTTAGAAAAAAAGCCTATCAAGTCGATAGGCTTTCCTAAACGAGTTAATGCATTAGAACTTAGCTCGAACACCAAGAGTGTATCGACGATCTGCTTCACTGTAAGCCCAGATAGAATCAAGCTCGGTAGTGTAGACTATAGGCTCACCGGTTAAGTTAACCGCATTGGCTACCACAGTGAAATTTTCGTTAATATCCCAACTTACGGAGAAATCAAATTGGCCTCTGGCTTCACGGTAACTATTACCCACAGTAGGGTCGTAATTATCAGCTAAAGGGTCGTTCTGGTTGAACACGTTGTAACCTAACGCGCCCACTGTTTGAACACGTTTAGTGCCTTGCTCATATAAATAACGGTCACGCCAGTTATAAGCTAAACGTACCTGAACATCTTCACTTTCCCAATACAATTGAGTGTTAGCGGTATGCTTCGAAATATTCAATAATGTATTGCCATCAGGTTGTTCACTATCAGCAAAAGTATAGTTTGCGTTAACACCTAAACCTGACCACATGCCTGGTAAAAAGCTAAACTGTTGCTGGTAACCTAATTCTAAACCTCTGACTTCACCGCTACCGCCATTAACATCAGTATCAATTAGAATACCGGTGCGACCTGCAGCTTTTTCAGCATCAACATAATCTAAACCTTGATCTTGGGTAGCATTAATAATGTCACCCTGGCTTTGACCTGCGGTGCTAAGTAAACAAATATTGTCCCATTGAGTCGTGTTTTGACCATTAATGGTGCTTGAATCTGCTAAACAGCTACTGTCAGTTTGTGTGAATGACTTTACGTCTTTGTAGAAAATAGCCGCAGAAACTATGCCACCATCCCCGAAGTAGTGTTCAACAGAAAGATCATATTGAGTAACACGGTATGGATCTAATTGGTAAGAACCTTGTGTACCCGTAACCAAAGAGTTATCGATAGAGAGTGCAGGACTTAACTCATCAAAATCAGCTCGGCGCATCACTTTAGCTGCCGCAAAACGCATTAAGGTTTCTTCTGATAAAGTATAAGTAACATTCAAGCTAGGTAAAAAGTCTGAATAATCATTGCTACCAGTATTCAGTATTTTATTACCATTAACATCTACGGAATCGACAATGCTAGATTCTAAT from Shewanella polaris includes:
- a CDS encoding peptidase U32 family protein translates to MNRKIELLAPGGDVDAIKAAIIAGANAVYCGLDTFNARNRAANLSFDDLIGVIALAHQYQCEVFLTMNIVILENEVPTLVKLLNQLVNTGIDGIIVQDLGLFNLVSKHFPSLAIHASTQLTTHNEGQIAFLAKIGATRVNLSRELNLGEIKSLTTLAHDHDVLTEVFVHGALCIAFSGQCYSSSVSVGNSGNRGRCSQACRDEYEITAAGNKFPLNLKDNSAYFDLPELVDAGVDSLKIEGRIKGAQYVHTVVDTWRKQIDQFIDTGRLLADDSSLHKVFNRDFTNSFLKGNLTKDMFIDNPRDNSFKHANDKSNAISVVQIQEAQQTLSSEKDAIVQLVAEKINHLSIAKPELTLAFAGQVNQPLTITVTTPDQHFVIESTITLTQATESRVDEAAIEKRFKSLKSTGYLLQAFNFDNLGTDLSLPFSQLTQLKNQLLLQLTQREYIGAVTLPKLPKHPKVTDTPTLSLLISDEKDVNLCDVTDADIYFKLPESFKKNDDKYIDVFLRNPTLIPWFPAVLIGKDYIEAVRVLEVVKPKRIVTNNTGVAFKAYEMGIEWIAGPFLNTTNSYALLTLQEQLNCAGAFISNEINRNQIKNIARPENFKLLYSIYHPILMMTSRQCFFQQTVGCSKPSIEDGCMLKCEKATTITNVKGISFAVDKQKGGYPSIYNHEQFLNIEAVEDLSHLFDEFFIDLTNIGSGSKAEIDKTQLVTHFENVLKGVSESKVELNQLVTISTNAQYQQGL
- a CDS encoding NAD(P)-dependent oxidoreductase; the protein is MTKPVIGFIGLGLMGGNMVENLQKRGYQLNVMDLNKDAVATCVARGAKAVSSAKELAANSDIVMLCLTTSAVVEKLVYAEDGILAGIKEGSVLIDFGTSIPASTRKIGADLAKKGAGMIDAPLGRTPAHAKDGLLNIMAAGDIETFNKVKPVLDEQGENVFHLGALGAGHTTKLINNFMGMTTVCAMSQAFAVADLAGVDRQQLFDIMSAGPSNSPFMKFCKNYAVDGVSDLGFSIANANKDLGYFLKMVDDLGTESKIAEGSSANLQAAFDAGLGNGNVPEIFDYFVKLEK